The Arachis ipaensis cultivar K30076 chromosome B07, Araip1.1, whole genome shotgun sequence genome includes a window with the following:
- the LOC107605875 gene encoding thylakoid lumenal 17.4 kDa protein, chloroplastic, producing the protein MANFSIPIPRNGLSIPNYSTKRPSTLHTPLKVSCSESGTNSNGIKGLACGILAACAVSSSAFSVTAANQRLPPLSTEPNRCERAFVGNTIGQANGVYDKPLDLRLCDYTNEKSNLKGKSLSAALMSDAKFDGADMTEVVMSKAYAVGASFKGVDFSNAVLDRVNFGNANLEGAVFRNTVLSGSTFDDAKLEDAVFEDTIIGYIDLQKLCTNKTISDEGRAELGCRS; encoded by the exons ATGGCAAACTTTTCAATCCCAATCCCAAGAAACGGTTTGTCCATACCCAACTACTCAACCAAACGCCCTTCAACACTTCACACGCCCCTCAAAGTTTCTTGCTCTGAGTCTGGGACGAATTCGAATGGAATCAAGGGCCTAGCTTGTGGGATTCTTGCTGCTTGCGCTGTCTCTTCTTCTGCATTCTCTGTGACTGCTGCTAACCAG AGGCTGCCGCCGCTGTCAACTGAGCCGAACCGCTGCGAGCGAGCATTTGTTGGCAACACAATTGGGCAGGCAAATGGAGTGTATGACAAACCGTTAGATCTCCGCCTCTGCGACTACACGAATGAAAAATCCAACCTCAAAGGGAAGTCCCTGTCAGCAGCACTCATGTCAGATGCTAAGTTTGATGGTGCTGACATGACAGAAGTTGTAATGTCAAAGGCTTATGCTGTTGGTGCCAGCTTCAAAG GTGTGGACTTCTCAAATGCAGTGTTGGACCGTGTTAACTTTGGGAATGCGAATCTTGAAGGAGCTGTGTTTAGGAACACAGTGTTGTCAGGGTCTACTTTTGATGATGCTAAGCTGGAAGATGCAGTGTTTGAGGACACTATCATAGGTTACATTGATCTTCAGAAGCTATGCACAAATAAAACCATAAGTGATGAAGGCAGAGCTGAGCTTGGTTGTCGATCATGA